A single window of Gemmatimonadales bacterium DNA harbors:
- the tpiA gene encoding triose-phosphate isomerase: protein MSRPLVFAANWKMHLTPDEARGFARTFLEGFAPVQGRSYWFFPSAVSLEATAKAFEGRPEIVVGAQDIYWEPKGAYTGATSVRLAQGAGARLTLIGHSERRHVFGESEDDTARKVGAALTGGLVPLLCVGETLAEREAGQTDAVVLRQLRSALRGLAPAHVSQVVLAYEPVWAIGTGRNATPEDAARVHAVLRAELVSAGHAAPRILYGGSVNASNAVALLAEAELDGVLVGGASLDAAGWRVIVGVGL from the coding sequence ATGAGTCGCCCACTCGTCTTTGCGGCCAACTGGAAGATGCACCTGACGCCCGATGAGGCCCGCGGGTTTGCCAGAACGTTCTTGGAGGGTTTTGCGCCGGTGCAGGGCCGGTCATACTGGTTTTTCCCCAGTGCGGTGAGTCTCGAAGCCACCGCCAAGGCGTTCGAGGGTCGGCCGGAAATTGTGGTAGGCGCGCAGGATATCTATTGGGAGCCGAAAGGCGCCTACACCGGGGCGACCTCGGTCCGGCTGGCCCAGGGAGCGGGCGCACGGCTGACGCTGATCGGCCACTCGGAGCGGCGGCATGTCTTCGGGGAGTCCGAGGACGACACGGCCCGGAAAGTGGGAGCGGCACTGACAGGCGGACTGGTACCGCTGCTGTGTGTCGGCGAGACGCTGGCGGAACGTGAAGCCGGCCAGACCGATGCCGTCGTGCTGCGCCAGCTACGCTCCGCGCTTCGCGGCTTGGCACCTGCTCACGTCAGTCAGGTCGTGCTGGCGTACGAGCCGGTCTGGGCCATTGGCACCGGACGGAATGCGACGCCTGAGGATGCGGCCCGGGTTCACGCTGTGTTGCGAGCCGAGTTGGTTTCGGCTGGCCACGCAGCACCCAGGATTCTCTACGGAGGAAGCGTCAACGCTTCCAATGCCGTGGCCCTGCTTGCCGAGGCCGAGCTGGACGGCGTCCTGGTTGGCGGGGCGAGCCTCGATGCCGCGGGGTGGCGGGTCATCGTCGGGGTTGGCCTCTGA
- a CDS encoding Ig-like domain-containing protein encodes MRRVLLTSLVAVTPFALVAQVATVEITPGRVTARAGDSLQLALTVTDSAGRVVPGASALWMVGPFEVAAVDQNGTVRTFRQGTARVLARVGNKVGSAELVILPKRPANVVMSSGSSDVLAGGVTLVRGVAATEDGEPRHDVSVSFRSSDPRIATVDAGGVVRGVAPGTAVITGQADGARGEISIRVLPNPVAAVAVTGPRMARTGDVVRFRAEATARDGRSAGEVPVLWSVSGGGGARVDPDGGFVAEESGTYVVTAVAGTVASAASIVVRQREHDVTFETVGSVVFSELQAAEHWAINDVLYVSTIADRVYSFDIRDPASPRLVDSVMVDARIVNDVSTNADGTIGVITRQGASSRKNGIVFLDLADPLRPKVLSEYTATVTSGVHSAYVDGHYVYLTDDGSRGMIVVDFRDPKHPREVSRWSVENSHLAVDQSTGTTVGRYLHDLQVKDGLAYLAYFKDGAIILDVGNGIRGGSPDKPQFVSRYTYSTTDYYPPDMLAGTHTVFRFRDYLVVGDEVFPQFFDSDARDRIRTLGRLHILDVSDILNPRKVAEYHVPENGSHNVWVENDVMYVGNFEAGVRVVDMSGELRGNLRRQGREIGSIWAASPDGFRPNIPMTWGATPHRGVVYATDMNSGLWVGRLTPQRPVP; translated from the coding sequence ATGCGTCGTGTTCTTCTCACCAGTCTGGTGGCCGTCACGCCATTCGCGCTTGTCGCGCAAGTGGCGACGGTCGAGATCACTCCGGGCCGTGTCACGGCGCGCGCCGGTGATTCGCTTCAACTTGCCCTGACAGTCACCGACTCGGCCGGTCGGGTGGTTCCCGGCGCCTCGGCGCTCTGGATGGTCGGCCCTTTTGAAGTCGCTGCGGTCGATCAGAACGGCACGGTGCGCACCTTCCGACAGGGAACGGCACGGGTGCTGGCCCGGGTCGGGAACAAGGTCGGTTCGGCCGAGCTCGTGATCCTGCCCAAGCGGCCTGCCAACGTGGTGATGAGTAGCGGGTCGAGCGACGTCCTGGCCGGGGGCGTCACGCTCGTTCGGGGTGTTGCCGCGACCGAGGATGGGGAGCCCCGGCATGACGTGTCGGTCTCCTTTCGGTCGTCCGACCCGCGAATCGCAACGGTCGATGCGGGTGGTGTCGTCCGTGGTGTGGCGCCCGGCACGGCGGTCATCACGGGTCAGGCAGATGGCGCGCGGGGCGAGATCAGCATCCGGGTCCTGCCCAATCCGGTCGCGGCGGTCGCGGTGACCGGACCACGCATGGCCCGAACCGGAGACGTCGTGCGCTTCCGGGCCGAGGCGACTGCTCGCGACGGACGCAGTGCGGGCGAGGTCCCGGTTCTCTGGAGTGTGAGCGGCGGCGGAGGAGCCCGCGTCGATCCGGACGGAGGGTTCGTTGCCGAGGAGTCAGGCACCTATGTCGTCACGGCGGTGGCGGGCACCGTCGCGTCGGCGGCGTCGATCGTGGTGCGGCAGCGTGAGCATGATGTCACATTCGAGACGGTCGGTTCGGTCGTCTTCAGCGAGTTGCAAGCCGCGGAACACTGGGCGATCAACGACGTGCTGTATGTCAGCACCATTGCCGACCGGGTCTACAGCTTCGACATCCGTGATCCGGCTTCGCCCAGACTGGTCGACTCGGTCATGGTCGATGCGCGCATCGTCAACGATGTGTCCACCAACGCCGATGGCACCATCGGCGTGATTACCAGGCAGGGAGCCTCGTCGCGCAAGAACGGAATCGTCTTTCTCGACCTGGCCGATCCGCTTCGCCCCAAGGTACTCTCCGAGTACACCGCGACGGTCACGTCAGGTGTGCACAGTGCCTATGTCGATGGTCACTACGTTTATCTCACCGATGATGGTTCGCGCGGAATGATCGTGGTCGATTTCCGCGATCCGAAGCATCCACGGGAGGTCAGCCGCTGGTCCGTCGAGAACAGCCACCTCGCGGTCGATCAGTCGACCGGCACGACGGTCGGCCGCTACCTGCACGACCTCCAGGTCAAGGACGGCCTTGCGTACCTGGCCTACTTCAAGGACGGAGCCATCATCCTCGACGTCGGTAACGGGATCCGAGGAGGGAGCCCGGACAAGCCGCAGTTCGTCAGTCGCTACACCTACAGTACCACCGATTACTACCCGCCCGACATGCTGGCGGGAACGCATACCGTCTTCCGATTCCGCGACTATCTCGTCGTGGGAGACGAGGTCTTCCCGCAGTTCTTCGACAGCGATGCCCGAGATCGGATCCGGACGCTGGGGCGGCTCCACATCCTCGATGTCAGTGACATTCTGAATCCACGGAAAGTGGCGGAGTATCACGTTCCCGAGAACGGCAGCCACAATGTCTGGGTCGAGAACGACGTGATGTATGTCGGCAACTTCGAGGCTGGCGTCCGGGTCGTCGACATGAGTGGGGAACTGCGCGGCAACTTACGGCGGCAGGGCCGTGAGATCGGCTCGATCTGGGCCGCGTCGCCTGATGGTTTCCGGCCCAACATCCCCATGACGTGGGGTGCAACGCCGCACCGAGGCGTGGTCTACGCGACGGACATGAACAGCGGGCTCTGGGTCGGTCGGCTCACTCCGCAGCGGCCGGTGCCCTGA
- the secG gene encoding preprotein translocase subunit SecG, which yields MLYGLILTLLVIDGILLGVVVLLQAGQGGGLASLGGGGTDLVMGGRQAVTLLHTLSWWTGGIFMFLALVLSFMAGGNTVGTSAVQQQLRNAPAPITAPPIGEAPATTPAPITPPATN from the coding sequence ATGCTCTACGGACTGATTCTCACACTCCTCGTCATCGACGGCATTCTGCTCGGCGTCGTCGTGCTCCTCCAGGCTGGCCAGGGCGGCGGTCTCGCCTCACTTGGCGGTGGAGGGACCGATCTCGTGATGGGCGGCCGCCAAGCGGTCACGTTGCTGCATACGCTGTCCTGGTGGACCGGGGGCATCTTCATGTTCCTCGCGCTGGTTCTGTCCTTCATGGCAGGCGGCAACACCGTTGGGACCTCCGCGGTGCAGCAGCAGCTCAGGAATGCGCCGGCACCGATCACGGCCCCGCCCATTGGCGAAGCGCCGGCGACGACGCCCGCTCCTATCACTCCTCCGGCCACGAACTAG
- the carA gene encoding glutamine-hydrolyzing carbamoyl-phosphate synthase small subunit produces the protein MTERPAFVLLEDGAWFAGTTRYDLGPAYGEVVFTTNHTGYQETFTDPSFIGQIVVMTAPMIGNYGVNEIDLESARPQIAGVVVRELSQTHSNWRATKGLSDWLAESDIPVLEGVDTRRLTRHLRERGAMRGVIAAGLEPTDDLRAALLGSPGMAGLDLASTAGTREVYQEGSDKRPHVVALDFGMKRNIVRMLVEAGCRVTVMPGNTPPEDVLAQKPDGLFLSNGPGDPGALNQAIENIRALTGTGVPTFGICLGHQLLGWAFGGRTVKLPYGHRGGNHPVQDLATGRVLITSQNHGFAVEGGADGVPGAPDVAVTHINLNDGTVEGLRHRKLPIFAVQYHPEAAPGPHDAFPHFQEFLTLMASQTVNPLTHKG, from the coding sequence ATGACCGAGCGCCCCGCGTTTGTGTTGCTCGAGGATGGCGCCTGGTTCGCCGGCACCACCCGATATGACCTTGGCCCGGCCTACGGGGAGGTGGTCTTTACCACCAACCACACCGGGTATCAGGAGACGTTTACCGACCCGAGTTTCATCGGTCAGATCGTCGTGATGACGGCGCCCATGATCGGGAACTACGGTGTCAACGAGATCGACTTGGAGTCGGCCCGGCCCCAGATTGCCGGTGTCGTGGTCCGCGAACTGTCGCAGACCCACTCGAATTGGCGTGCGACCAAAGGCCTCTCGGACTGGCTGGCTGAGTCCGACATTCCGGTTCTGGAAGGCGTGGACACCCGGCGGCTGACCCGGCACCTGCGGGAGCGCGGAGCGATGCGGGGTGTCATTGCGGCCGGACTCGAACCAACCGACGATCTGCGCGCGGCACTCCTGGGCTCGCCGGGCATGGCCGGACTTGACCTTGCGTCCACGGCGGGCACTCGCGAGGTCTACCAGGAGGGGAGCGACAAGCGCCCCCATGTCGTGGCGCTCGATTTCGGCATGAAGCGCAACATCGTCCGGATGCTCGTGGAAGCCGGCTGCAGGGTAACGGTCATGCCCGGAAATACGCCCCCGGAAGATGTGCTGGCTCAGAAGCCGGACGGGCTGTTTCTCTCCAACGGCCCCGGCGATCCGGGAGCCCTGAACCAGGCAATCGAGAACATCCGTGCGCTGACGGGCACCGGTGTTCCGACGTTTGGCATCTGCCTGGGGCACCAGCTCCTGGGCTGGGCGTTCGGAGGTCGTACCGTCAAGCTTCCCTATGGTCACCGGGGCGGCAATCACCCGGTGCAGGATCTCGCAACCGGGCGGGTGCTGATCACCTCCCAGAACCACGGGTTCGCGGTCGAGGGGGGCGCTGACGGGGTTCCGGGGGCGCCAGATGTTGCCGTGACGCACATCAACCTGAACGACGGCACCGTCGAGGGACTGCGCCATCGCAAGCTCCCAATCTTTGCCGTTCAGTACCATCCGGAGGCTGCTCCGGGCCCGCATGACGCGTTCCCGCACTTCCAGGAATTTCTGACCCTGATGGCTTCACAAACCGTTAACCCCTTGACACACAAGGGTTAA
- a CDS encoding integration host factor subunit beta, producing MTKADLVEQVTAAMARTAGPLISKKDCARVVDAFLDSIKLALKEQHNIEVRGFGTFKIRRRKTRMARNPRTGDPVEVAARPVPVFKPSKELRALVAEESDESPNLRSEDLG from the coding sequence ATGACGAAGGCCGATCTAGTGGAGCAGGTCACTGCGGCGATGGCTCGCACGGCAGGACCGCTCATTTCCAAGAAGGACTGCGCTCGCGTCGTCGATGCGTTTCTCGACTCGATCAAGCTGGCGCTCAAAGAACAGCACAACATCGAAGTCCGCGGCTTTGGGACCTTCAAGATCCGTCGTCGGAAGACGCGTATGGCGCGCAATCCGCGCACCGGCGATCCGGTTGAAGTGGCTGCGCGGCCCGTGCCTGTGTTCAAGCCCAGCAAGGAGTTACGGGCCTTGGTCGCGGAGGAAAGCGACGAAAGTCCGAACCTTCGCAGCGAGGACCTCGGCTGA
- a CDS encoding MoaD/ThiS family protein, with translation MNSSLTVLMFARYADVLGADRLEVPMSAAATIGDLVTYVRGLPGGATLPFRPFVAVNLAQVEMDYAPKPGDEIAFLPPMAGG, from the coding sequence ATGAACTCTTCACTCACCGTACTCATGTTTGCGCGGTATGCAGACGTCCTCGGAGCCGATCGACTCGAGGTGCCGATGTCGGCTGCCGCAACTATCGGTGATCTCGTCACTTACGTTCGGGGCCTTCCGGGAGGCGCTACCCTTCCATTCCGTCCTTTCGTCGCAGTCAACCTGGCGCAGGTCGAGATGGACTACGCGCCGAAGCCAGGTGACGAGATCGCGTTCCTTCCACCTATGGCCGGAGGGTAA